The Pseudomonas sp. G2-4 genome window below encodes:
- a CDS encoding acetoacetate--CoA ligase, whose product MSDILWQPTPERITQSRMNAFRQFVNARHHLQLDDYPALHAWSIDQREAFWQAIVDFFEIRFHQAPSEVLVEGPQMPSAQWFPGATLNFAEHLLRRRDEAVAVVAIDENGGLEQLTWAELAAHIAGLQKSLQAAGVTQGDRVAACMPNTWQTLVGMLATTSLGAIWSCSSPDFGTQGVIDRFGQIEPKVLITCAGYRYAGKVIDQRTKVNEILERLPSLQQLIVLPYAQPDARTDDFKTPASVALWDDVYQSGGEPQFIGVPFDHPLYILYSSGTTGVPKCIVHGTGGVLLQHVKEHGLHVDLGREDRLFYYTTCGWMMWNWLVSALAVGSAVVLYDGSPFHPGPERLLDLIDQQRISVFGTSPKYLAALESQGLKPRQSHELSSLKTLLSTGSALAPHSYDYVYRDFKADVCLASMSGGTDIVSCFVNGNPLAPVRRGEMQGKSLGMAVQVWNEAGQAVIGEKGELVCTRHFPAMPIGLWNDPHREKLRASYFAQFPGVWAQGDYAEELPHGGLLIHGRSDAVLNPGGVRIGTAEIYRQVEKVEAVLDSVAIGQQWQGDVRVVLFVRLREGVTLDEALAQQIRQVIRANTTPRHVPAKILAVSDIPRTISGKVVELAVRNVVHGEVVKNTDALANPEALEQFRDRPELTT is encoded by the coding sequence ATGTCCGACATCCTCTGGCAACCCACCCCCGAGCGCATCACCCAGTCGCGCATGAACGCCTTTCGTCAGTTCGTCAACGCGCGGCATCACCTGCAACTGGACGACTACCCGGCCCTGCACGCCTGGAGCATCGACCAGCGCGAAGCCTTCTGGCAGGCCATCGTCGATTTCTTCGAGATCCGCTTTCATCAAGCGCCCAGCGAGGTCCTGGTGGAAGGCCCGCAAATGCCCAGCGCCCAGTGGTTCCCGGGGGCGACCCTGAACTTTGCCGAACACTTGTTGCGCCGCCGCGACGAGGCTGTCGCGGTGGTCGCCATTGACGAAAACGGCGGCCTGGAACAATTGACCTGGGCCGAACTCGCTGCCCACATCGCCGGCCTGCAAAAAAGCCTGCAAGCCGCTGGCGTCACCCAAGGTGACCGGGTGGCCGCGTGCATGCCCAACACCTGGCAGACCCTGGTGGGCATGCTCGCCACCACCAGCCTGGGGGCCATCTGGTCGTGCTCGTCGCCGGACTTCGGCACCCAAGGCGTCATCGACCGCTTCGGCCAGATCGAGCCCAAGGTGCTGATCACCTGCGCCGGTTACCGCTACGCCGGCAAGGTCATCGACCAGCGGACCAAGGTCAATGAAATCCTCGAACGGCTGCCGTCGTTGCAGCAGTTGATCGTGCTGCCCTATGCCCAGCCTGATGCACGCACGGATGATTTCAAGACCCCGGCCAGCGTCGCGCTATGGGATGACGTCTACCAAAGCGGCGGCGAACCGCAATTCATCGGCGTGCCCTTCGACCATCCGCTGTACATCCTCTATTCCAGCGGCACCACCGGCGTGCCGAAGTGCATCGTCCACGGCACCGGTGGCGTACTGCTGCAACACGTCAAGGAACATGGCCTGCATGTCGACCTCGGCCGCGAGGATCGCCTGTTCTACTACACCACCTGCGGCTGGATGATGTGGAACTGGCTGGTATCGGCCCTCGCCGTGGGCAGTGCAGTGGTGCTCTACGACGGCTCGCCGTTTCATCCCGGCCCCGAGCGCCTGCTGGACCTGATCGACCAGCAGCGCATCAGCGTGTTTGGCACCAGCCCAAAATACCTGGCCGCCTTGGAAAGCCAGGGCCTGAAACCTCGGCAAAGCCATGAACTGAGCAGCTTGAAGACCCTCCTGTCCACTGGCTCGGCGTTGGCCCCCCATAGTTACGATTACGTGTACCGCGACTTCAAGGCCGACGTCTGCCTGGCCTCGATGTCGGGTGGCACCGATATTGTGTCGTGCTTCGTCAACGGCAACCCGCTGGCGCCGGTGCGCCGGGGCGAGATGCAAGGCAAGAGCCTGGGCATGGCGGTGCAGGTCTGGAATGAAGCCGGGCAAGCGGTCATCGGCGAGAAAGGCGAACTCGTGTGCACCCGGCATTTCCCGGCGATGCCCATTGGCCTGTGGAACGATCCTCACCGGGAGAAGCTCCGTGCCTCCTACTTCGCCCAGTTCCCCGGCGTGTGGGCCCAAGGTGATTACGCCGAAGAACTGCCCCATGGCGGGCTGTTGATCCATGGACGCTCCGACGCCGTGCTCAACCCCGGTGGCGTACGCATCGGCACGGCGGAAATCTATCGGCAGGTGGAAAAGGTCGAAGCGGTACTGGACAGCGTCGCCATCGGCCAGCAATGGCAGGGCGATGTGCGGGTGGTGCTGTTCGTGCGTCTGCGCGAGGGCGTGACGCTGGACGAGGCCTTGGCGCAGCAAATCCGCCAAGTCATCCGCGCCAATACCACACCGCGTCATGTGCCGGCGAAGATCCTCGCGGTCAGCGATATTCCCCGGACCATCAGCGGCAAAGTGGTCGAACTGGCGGTGCGCAACGTGGTGCATGGCGAGGTGGTGAAAAACACCGATGCCCTGGCCAATCCAGAGGCGTTGGAGCAATTTCGGGATCGGCCGGAGCTGACTACCTGA
- a CDS encoding PilT/PilU family type 4a pilus ATPase → MEIDPLLRILASQDGSDLYMSTGAPPCARFEGVIKPLGNQAFKVGDIAGLAESLMDAEQRLEFDRELEMNLAISMAGVGRFRVNIFKQRNDVSMVIRNVKLDIPRFEDLKLPLVLLDTIMQKQGLMLFVGATGSGKSTSLAALIDYRNRNSSGHIITIEDPVEYIHRHKKSIINQREVGVDTRSFHAALKNTLRQAPDVVLIGEIRDRETMEHALSFADTGHLVISTLHAHNANQALDRVINFFPEERRPQLLNDLGNNLKAFVSQRLVRTRTGQRRAAVEVMLGSPTVADLIRRNELGELKGIMEKSEELGMQSFDQALFNLVVEGAIDEEEALKNADSANNLRLRLKLHAESGAVPPADPAAGEWGLVD, encoded by the coding sequence ATGGAAATCGATCCTTTGTTGCGAATCCTGGCGAGCCAGGATGGCTCCGACCTCTACATGTCCACCGGCGCGCCGCCGTGCGCGCGATTCGAGGGCGTGATCAAACCCTTGGGTAACCAGGCATTCAAGGTCGGCGACATTGCAGGGCTCGCCGAGTCTTTGATGGACGCCGAACAGCGCCTTGAGTTCGATCGGGAACTGGAAATGAACCTGGCGATATCGATGGCCGGTGTCGGGCGGTTCCGGGTGAATATTTTCAAGCAGCGCAACGACGTGTCCATGGTGATACGCAACGTCAAACTGGACATTCCGCGCTTCGAAGACCTGAAACTGCCGCTGGTATTGCTGGACACCATTATGCAGAAGCAGGGGCTGATGCTGTTCGTTGGCGCGACGGGGTCGGGCAAATCGACCTCCCTGGCGGCGTTGATCGACTACCGTAATCGCAACAGCAGCGGCCACATCATCACCATCGAAGACCCGGTGGAGTATATCCATCGGCACAAGAAATCCATCATCAACCAGCGGGAAGTCGGTGTCGACACCCGCAGTTTTCATGCTGCGCTGAAGAACACCCTGCGCCAGGCGCCCGACGTGGTGCTGATCGGTGAGATCCGTGATCGCGAAACCATGGAACATGCCCTGTCCTTTGCCGACACCGGGCACTTGGTGATTTCCACGCTGCATGCCCATAACGCCAACCAGGCGCTGGATCGGGTGATCAACTTCTTCCCGGAAGAGCGCCGGCCGCAGTTGCTCAATGACTTGGGCAATAACCTCAAGGCGTTCGTCTCCCAGCGCCTGGTGCGCACCCGTACGGGCCAGCGTCGGGCTGCGGTGGAGGTCATGCTGGGATCGCCCACCGTGGCCGATTTGATCCGGCGCAATGAGCTTGGCGAGCTCAAGGGGATTATGGAAAAGTCTGAGGAGCTGGGCATGCAAAGCTTCGACCAGGCCTTGTTCAACCTGGTGGTGGAAGGGGCTATCGATGAAGAGGAAGCGCTGAAAAACGCTGACTCGGCGAACAACCTGCGCTTGCGTTTGAAGTTGCATGCCGAGTCGGGCGCGGTGCCTCCAGCTGACCCAGCGGCGGGGGAGTGGGGGTTGGTGGATTGA
- a CDS encoding PAS domain-containing protein encodes MNAIPSGSDIQSLIAQRDWTTSPLGAVETWPQSLRTAVDIVLHSPMPMALLWGPELTHFYNDAYAGLAGDKHPRAFGQPTHTAWPELRDVNAPIYRSVLQGRTHSSRDQQWRLPFAGRLCDLWLDLTYSPVHDESGSVAGILITALETSERRRLAQEFERRSEASLKAQYESEERLQLALAATDALGTWDWDISEDRFIADAHFALLHGVDPSLSRQLPITAYLEGVHPEDRATVARSIKHCITHGTEYAEEYRLLRPDGELRWVFVRGRCYKDRHGRPKRFLGAALDLTERKHTEQALRQSQTELQLIINAMPILISYVDREERFRLNNSAYLDWYGLTPQELYGRTIREVIGEEAYAARAEQIAGALAGKPCSFAVQSDHRDGRPRHALINYLPRHGSDGTVNGFYIFVIDETESKKTEEALRNLNETLEERVIARTQQLAEANQRLQNEMFERERAEEALRHAQKMEAVGQLTGGIAHDFNNMLTGILGSLDLIQRYIASGRAAEIGRFTEAAVSSANRAAALTHRLLAFSRRQSLDRKPMDPNQLVHSLEDLLSRTTGDHIVLRLQLADELWPVNTDVSQLENALLNLVINARDAMPDGGELTIETANVYLDGNDISTLEPVKAGDYVMIAVSDNGSGMTPSVLAKAFDPFFTTKPIGQGTGLGLSMIYGFAQQSGGHLNLDSVPGQGTRVQLYLPRLHVAPAEQPAASLTIDAPAAIAGETVLLVEDEPAVRMLVLDLLDTLGYTALQAQDAKSALPLLESNRRIDLLVTDVGLPGMNGRQLAEIARQHRPDLKVLFMTGYAQKAAERQGFLDQGMDLVAKPFTLDLLANKIRTMINHGT; translated from the coding sequence ATGAACGCAATACCCTCCGGCAGCGACATACAGAGTCTGATTGCCCAACGGGACTGGACCACCAGCCCCTTGGGCGCTGTCGAAACCTGGCCGCAAAGCCTGCGCACCGCCGTGGACATCGTGCTCCACTCACCGATGCCGATGGCCTTGCTGTGGGGCCCCGAGCTGACCCATTTCTACAACGACGCCTATGCCGGATTGGCCGGCGACAAGCATCCGCGGGCGTTCGGCCAGCCGACCCATACAGCATGGCCCGAACTGAGAGACGTCAACGCACCGATTTATCGCAGCGTGTTGCAAGGCCGCACGCACAGCAGCCGCGACCAGCAATGGCGCCTGCCCTTCGCCGGCCGCCTCTGCGACCTGTGGCTGGACCTGACCTACAGCCCGGTGCACGACGAAAGCGGCTCCGTCGCCGGTATCCTGATCACAGCCTTGGAAACCAGCGAGCGACGCCGACTGGCCCAGGAATTCGAACGGCGCTCCGAGGCCAGCCTCAAGGCCCAGTACGAGAGCGAGGAACGTCTGCAACTGGCCCTGGCCGCCACGGATGCGTTGGGCACCTGGGACTGGGATATCAGCGAAGATCGGTTCATTGCCGACGCACACTTCGCCCTGTTGCATGGTGTCGATCCGAGCCTGTCGCGCCAGTTGCCTATCACCGCCTATCTCGAGGGCGTGCACCCCGAAGACCGGGCCACGGTCGCTCGCAGCATCAAGCACTGCATCACCCACGGCACCGAATATGCCGAGGAATACCGTCTGCTGCGGCCCGACGGCGAGCTGCGCTGGGTGTTCGTGCGCGGTCGTTGCTACAAGGACCGCCACGGCCGGCCCAAGCGCTTTCTCGGCGCGGCCCTGGACCTGACCGAGCGCAAGCACACGGAGCAGGCCCTGCGCCAGAGCCAGACCGAGCTGCAACTGATCATCAATGCCATGCCGATCCTCATCAGCTATGTGGATCGTGAAGAGCGTTTCCGGCTGAACAACAGTGCCTACCTGGACTGGTACGGCCTGACGCCCCAGGAGCTGTACGGCAGGACCATCCGCGAAGTGATCGGCGAAGAAGCCTACGCGGCTCGTGCCGAACAGATCGCTGGCGCCCTGGCGGGCAAACCCTGCAGCTTCGCGGTGCAGTCGGATCATCGCGACGGCCGGCCACGCCATGCGTTGATCAACTACCTGCCCCGCCATGGGTCGGACGGTACGGTGAACGGCTTCTACATCTTTGTAATCGACGAGACGGAGAGCAAGAAAACCGAGGAAGCCCTGCGTAACCTCAACGAAACCCTGGAAGAGCGGGTCATCGCCCGTACCCAGCAACTGGCCGAAGCCAACCAACGGTTGCAAAACGAGATGTTCGAGCGCGAGCGCGCCGAAGAAGCCCTGCGTCATGCCCAGAAGATGGAAGCCGTGGGCCAGCTCACAGGCGGCATTGCCCATGACTTCAACAACATGCTCACGGGTATTCTCGGTAGCCTCGACCTGATCCAGCGCTACATTGCCAGCGGTCGCGCCGCCGAAATCGGCCGGTTTACCGAAGCGGCGGTGTCCTCGGCCAATCGCGCTGCCGCCCTGACCCACAGGCTGCTGGCATTCTCCCGGCGCCAGTCGCTGGACCGCAAACCCATGGACCCCAACCAGCTGGTGCACTCACTCGAAGACTTGCTAAGCCGTACCACCGGCGACCATATCGTGCTGCGCTTACAACTGGCCGATGAGCTTTGGCCAGTGAACACCGATGTCAGCCAGTTGGAAAACGCCTTGCTCAACCTGGTGATCAACGCCCGGGACGCCATGCCCGACGGCGGCGAACTGACCATCGAAACCGCCAATGTCTATCTCGACGGCAATGACATCAGTACCCTGGAACCGGTGAAGGCTGGCGACTACGTGATGATTGCCGTCAGCGACAATGGCAGCGGCATGACGCCCTCGGTGCTGGCAAAAGCCTTCGATCCGTTCTTCACCACCAAGCCCATCGGCCAGGGCACCGGCCTGGGCCTGTCGATGATCTACGGGTTTGCCCAGCAGTCCGGTGGGCACCTCAACCTGGACAGTGTTCCGGGCCAGGGCACACGCGTGCAGTTGTACCTGCCGCGGCTGCACGTCGCGCCCGCCGAACAGCCCGCGGCTTCATTGACTATCGACGCACCTGCGGCGATTGCCGGGGAGACCGTGCTGCTGGTCGAAGACGAGCCTGCGGTGCGCATGCTGGTACTCGATCTGCTGGATACCCTGGGCTATACCGCCCTTCAAGCCCAGGACGCCAAGTCGGCCCTTCCCCTGCTGGAGTCGAACCGGCGCATCGACTTGCTGGTGACCGATGTCGGTCTGCCGGGCATGAATGGCCGGCAACTGGCGGAAATCGCCCGCCAGCATCGGCCCGACCTGAAAGTACTGTTCATGACCGGATATGCGCAGAAAGCCGCCGAACGCCAGGGGTTCCTCGACCAGGGCATGGACCTGGTCGCCAAGCCTTTCACCCTCGATCTGCTGGCGAACAAGATTCGGACGATGATCAACCATGGCACCTGA
- a CDS encoding peptidylprolyl isomerase, with product MKAQARHILVKTAEEAEQLKQRIAKGEAFDVLAKKYSTCPSGKRGGDLGEVRPGQMVGVIDAVIFKKPLRVVHGPIKSKFGYHLVQVFYRD from the coding sequence ATGAAAGCCCAAGCCCGCCATATCCTGGTGAAAACCGCCGAAGAGGCCGAACAGCTCAAGCAACGCATCGCCAAGGGCGAAGCTTTCGATGTGCTGGCCAAGAAATACTCCACCTGCCCCTCCGGCAAACGCGGCGGTGACCTGGGTGAAGTGCGACCAGGGCAAATGGTCGGCGTGATCGATGCGGTGATCTTCAAGAAGCCCCTGCGGGTGGTGCATGGGCCGATCAAGAGCAAGTTCGGCTATCACTTGGTGCAGGTGTTTTATCGGGATTGA
- a CDS encoding sugar kinase: MSNPKPRIALIGECMIELQQRADGSLLQSFGGDTLNTSVYLSRALGDNGSVDYVTALGDDSFSDAMCRSWAAENIGLERVQRLPGRLPGLYCIQTDAAGERRFLYWRNEAAVRDCFLTPAAGPILAALLDYDVLYFSGVTLAVLGEQGRGKLIETLIEARRRGAQVVFDNNYRARLWASVEAARAAYRSVLPYVELALLTVEDEQALFGYADSDAVFAAYGQFGTPEVVLKRGAEACLIRCDGESYEIPAQRVERVVDTTAAGDSFSAAYLASRLLGGTPQEAAEAGHLLASRVIQVPGALMPKD; encoded by the coding sequence ATGAGCAACCCAAAACCCCGCATCGCCCTGATCGGCGAGTGCATGATTGAACTGCAACAACGCGCCGACGGCAGCCTGCTGCAAAGCTTCGGCGGCGATACCCTGAACACCTCGGTGTACCTGTCCCGCGCCTTGGGTGACAACGGTTCGGTGGACTATGTCACCGCCCTGGGCGACGACAGTTTCAGCGATGCCATGTGCCGAAGCTGGGCGGCGGAAAACATCGGCCTGGAACGGGTTCAGCGTTTGCCCGGCCGCTTGCCGGGTTTGTATTGCATCCAGACCGATGCGGCGGGTGAGCGGCGGTTTCTGTACTGGCGCAACGAGGCGGCGGTGCGTGATTGCTTTCTCACCCCGGCTGCCGGGCCGATCCTGGCTGCCTTGCTGGACTACGATGTGCTGTATTTCAGTGGCGTCACCCTGGCGGTGCTCGGCGAGCAGGGCCGGGGCAAGCTCATCGAGACCCTGATCGAAGCGCGTCGGCGCGGGGCGCAGGTGGTGTTCGACAACAACTACCGAGCCAGGCTCTGGGCATCTGTCGAAGCGGCCCGCGCGGCCTATCGCAGCGTCCTGCCCTACGTGGAACTGGCGTTGCTGACCGTGGAGGATGAGCAGGCGCTGTTCGGCTATGCCGACAGTGACGCGGTATTCGCCGCCTATGGGCAATTCGGAACGCCGGAAGTGGTGCTCAAGCGCGGTGCCGAGGCGTGTCTGATTCGTTGCGATGGCGAGTCTTATGAGATTCCCGCTCAACGGGTCGAGCGGGTGGTGGACACCACGGCGGCGGGAGATTCCTTCAGTGCCGCGTACCTGGCGAGCCGGTTGCTGGGTGGCACTCCGCAGGAGGCGGCCGAGGCGGGGCATTTGTTGGCGAGCCGGGTGATCCAGGTGCCGGGGGCGTTGATGCCCAAGGACTGA
- a CDS encoding amino acid deaminase: MSSAISNADVEKGAAPVGAHLLKDVSLPALVLHRAALEHNIHWMQVFVTDSGAELAPHGKTSMTPALFRRQLDAGAWGLTLATAVQTRAAYAHGVRRVLMANQLVGTPNMALIADLLADPTFEFHCMVDHPDNVADLGAFFASRGMKLNVMIEYGVVGGRCGCRSEAEVLALAEAIRAQPALALTGIEGYEGVIHGDHAISGIRAFAASLVGLAVQLQDSGAFAIDKPIITASGSAWYDLIAESFEARNAHGRFLSVLRPGSYVAHDHGIYKEAQCCVLERRNDLHEGLRPALEVWAHVQSLPEPGFAVIALGKRDVAYDAGLPVPLKRYKPGSDSVVGDDVSSCKVTAVMDQHAFMTVAPGVELRVGDIISFGTSHPCLTFDKWRVGCLVDEGLRVVESMETCF, encoded by the coding sequence ATGTCTTCTGCCATTTCCAATGCTGACGTAGAGAAGGGCGCGGCCCCCGTCGGCGCCCACCTGCTCAAGGACGTCAGCCTGCCGGCGCTGGTGCTGCATCGCGCAGCACTGGAGCACAACATTCACTGGATGCAAGTGTTCGTCACCGACAGCGGCGCCGAACTGGCGCCCCACGGCAAGACCAGCATGACCCCGGCGCTGTTTCGTCGTCAGCTCGATGCCGGTGCCTGGGGCTTGACCCTCGCTACCGCCGTGCAGACCCGTGCCGCTTACGCCCACGGCGTACGCCGGGTGTTGATGGCCAACCAGCTGGTGGGCACGCCAAACATGGCACTGATCGCCGATTTGCTGGCCGACCCAACGTTTGAATTCCATTGCATGGTCGATCATCCCGACAACGTTGCTGATCTTGGGGCGTTCTTCGCCTCGCGCGGTATGAAGCTGAACGTGATGATCGAGTACGGCGTGGTTGGCGGTCGTTGTGGCTGCCGGAGCGAGGCCGAGGTACTGGCCCTGGCCGAGGCGATCCGGGCGCAACCGGCGCTGGCGTTGACCGGTATCGAAGGTTACGAAGGGGTGATCCACGGTGACCACGCCATCAGTGGCATCCGCGCCTTTGCAGCGTCTTTGGTGGGGCTCGCGGTGCAGTTGCAGGACAGCGGCGCGTTCGCCATCGACAAGCCGATCATCACCGCCTCGGGTTCGGCCTGGTACGACCTGATCGCCGAGTCCTTCGAAGCCCGGAATGCCCACGGGCGTTTTCTCAGTGTGCTGCGTCCCGGCAGTTACGTGGCCCATGACCACGGCATCTACAAGGAAGCCCAGTGTTGTGTGCTGGAGCGGCGCAACGACCTGCACGAAGGCCTGCGTCCGGCCCTGGAAGTCTGGGCCCATGTGCAATCGTTGCCGGAGCCAGGCTTCGCGGTGATCGCCCTGGGCAAGCGCGACGTGGCCTACGACGCCGGACTGCCGGTGCCGCTCAAACGCTATAAACCAGGTTCGGATTCAGTGGTGGGCGACGACGTGAGCAGCTGCAAGGTGACGGCAGTGATGGATCAGCATGCGTTCATGACAGTGGCGCCTGGGGTTGAGTTGCGGGTGGGCGACATCATCTCGTTCGGTACTTCGCATCCATGCCTGACGTTTGATAAGTGGCGGGTGGGGTGCCTGGTGGACGAGGGGTTGCGGGTGGTGGAGAGCATGGAGACTTGTTTCTAG
- a CDS encoding IclR family transcriptional regulator, protein MTEDTIKRRARGLDRAFDILDFLKEIGQPLRPNDIASGIGSPKSTVYELVASLLDRRILEPVGKDGHVYLGRQLYFLGQAHLRHFDLSREADHALQEIVSQTRETAQMCLLNGRKYTVALMKEGERHFRISSDIGENAPIPWTASGRLLLAHLSDQQIVDLIDPDDFILPDGERLPLEQFLKEIRQAGLDGFFSFDSVADTFTHCFAAPVKDPRGVAIATLCIVAPRADARNNYADYRRVLIESANNLARRINE, encoded by the coding sequence ATGACCGAAGACACCATCAAACGCCGGGCCCGGGGATTGGATCGGGCGTTCGATATCCTCGATTTCCTCAAGGAAATCGGCCAGCCGCTACGTCCGAACGATATTGCCAGTGGTATCGGCAGCCCCAAGTCCACGGTCTATGAGCTGGTGGCGTCACTGCTGGATCGGCGCATCCTCGAACCGGTGGGCAAGGACGGTCACGTCTACCTGGGCCGTCAGTTGTACTTTCTCGGACAGGCGCACCTGCGGCATTTCGACCTGAGTCGCGAGGCCGATCACGCCTTGCAGGAGATCGTCAGCCAGACCCGTGAAACCGCCCAGATGTGCCTGCTCAATGGGCGCAAATACACTGTGGCCTTGATGAAGGAGGGTGAGCGGCATTTCCGCATTTCATCGGACATTGGCGAAAACGCGCCGATTCCCTGGACGGCGTCCGGTCGCCTGCTGTTGGCGCATTTGAGCGACCAGCAAATTGTCGACTTGATCGACCCCGACGACTTCATCCTGCCGGACGGTGAGCGCCTGCCCCTGGAGCAATTCCTCAAGGAAATCCGCCAGGCCGGCCTCGACGGCTTTTTCTCTTTCGACAGCGTCGCCGACACCTTCACCCATTGCTTCGCCGCGCCGGTCAAAGACCCCCGCGGCGTGGCCATCGCGACCCTGTGCATCGTCGCCCCCCGGGCGGATGCCAGGAACAATTATGCCGATTACCGCCGGGTGCTGATCGAAAGCGCCAACAACCTGGCCCGGCGCATCAACGAATAG
- a CDS encoding RidA family protein, with product MSITRYGTGSSAGGGQPRPFARAVEADGWLHVSGQVPAVNGEIIVGGIVEQTHQTMKNLVAILEEAGYELKDVVRCGVWLDDPRDFWSFNKVFSEYFSPEHAPARACVQASMMVDCKVEIDCVAYKKKA from the coding sequence ATGAGCATTACGCGCTACGGCACCGGCAGTTCCGCAGGCGGCGGTCAGCCACGGCCATTCGCCCGCGCCGTGGAGGCCGATGGCTGGTTGCATGTGTCCGGCCAGGTGCCGGCGGTGAACGGCGAAATCATTGTCGGCGGGATCGTCGAGCAGACGCACCAGACCATGAAGAACCTGGTCGCGATTCTCGAAGAGGCCGGTTACGAGCTCAAGGATGTGGTGCGTTGCGGCGTGTGGCTGGATGACCCGCGGGATTTCTGGAGTTTCAACAAGGTGTTCAGCGAATACTTCAGCCCTGAACACGCCCCGGCCCGGGCCTGTGTGCAGGCGAGCATGATGGTTGATTGCAAGGTCGAGATCGATTGTGTGGCCTACAAGAAAAAGGCCTGA
- a CDS encoding amino acid ABC transporter ATP-binding protein, translating into MTDISTPANTQPLLDIRGLRKQYGPVEVLKGVDLSMQRGNVVTLIGSSGSGKTTLLRCVNMLEEFQGGQIVLDGESIGYDDVGGKRVRHAEKVIARHRAMTGMAFQQFNLFPHLTALQNVTLGLLKVKKLPKDEAVALAEKWLERVGLLERRDHFPGQLSGGQQQRVAIARAIAMNPSLMLFDEVTSALDPELVGEVLNVIKGLAEDGMTMLLVTHEMRFAFEVSDKIVFMNQGRIEEQGPPKELFERPQSPRLAEFLKNTRF; encoded by the coding sequence ATGACTGATATCTCGACTCCTGCCAACACCCAACCGTTGTTGGACATTCGCGGCTTGCGCAAACAATACGGCCCAGTGGAAGTGCTCAAGGGCGTGGACCTGAGCATGCAGCGCGGCAACGTGGTCACGCTGATCGGCTCCAGCGGTTCGGGCAAGACCACGCTGCTGCGCTGCGTGAACATGCTCGAAGAATTCCAGGGCGGCCAGATCGTGCTCGATGGCGAATCCATCGGCTATGACGACGTCGGCGGCAAGCGCGTGCGCCATGCCGAAAAAGTCATCGCCCGGCACCGCGCCATGACCGGCATGGCCTTTCAGCAATTCAACCTGTTTCCCCATTTGACCGCGTTGCAGAACGTCACCCTGGGTCTGCTCAAGGTGAAAAAACTGCCCAAGGACGAAGCGGTGGCCCTGGCCGAGAAATGGCTGGAGCGGGTTGGCCTGCTGGAACGGCGCGATCACTTCCCCGGTCAGTTGTCTGGCGGCCAGCAGCAGCGCGTGGCGATTGCCCGGGCGATTGCCATGAACCCCAGCCTGATGCTGTTCGACGAAGTCACCTCGGCCCTGGACCCGGAACTGGTGGGTGAAGTGCTGAACGTGATCAAGGGCCTGGCCGAGGACGGCATGACCATGTTGCTGGTGACCCACGAAATGCGCTTTGCCTTCGAGGTGTCGGACAAGATCGTGTTCATGAACCAGGGCCGCATCGAAGAGCAGGGGCCACCGAAAGAATTGTTCGAGCGGCCGCAGTCGCCGCGGCTGGCGGAGTTCCTCAAGAACACCCGCTTTTGA
- a CDS encoding amino acid ABC transporter permease, protein MYESPSWLHELWVARDTLWAGFLTSVQCSVLAILLGTVIGLMAGLVLTYGRVWMRAPFRFYVDLIRGTPVFVLVLACFYMAPALGWQIGAFEAGVLGLTLFCGSHVAEIVRGALQALPRGQMEASQAIGLTFFQALGYVLLPQALRQILPTWVNSSTEIVKASTLLSVIGVAELLLSTQQIIARTFMTLEFYLFAGFLFFIINYAIELFGRYIEKRVALP, encoded by the coding sequence ATGTACGAATCACCCAGTTGGTTGCATGAGTTGTGGGTCGCCCGGGACACCTTGTGGGCCGGTTTCCTCACCAGCGTGCAGTGTTCGGTGCTGGCGATATTGTTGGGCACGGTGATCGGCCTGATGGCCGGGTTGGTGCTGACTTACGGCCGGGTCTGGATGCGTGCGCCGTTTCGTTTCTACGTCGACCTGATTCGCGGTACCCCCGTGTTCGTGTTGGTGTTGGCCTGTTTCTACATGGCCCCGGCCCTGGGCTGGCAGATCGGCGCATTCGAGGCCGGTGTGCTGGGCCTGACGCTGTTTTGCGGCTCTCATGTGGCCGAGATTGTGCGCGGCGCCCTACAGGCATTGCCGCGCGGGCAAATGGAAGCGAGCCAGGCCATCGGCCTGACGTTCTTCCAGGCGCTGGGTTATGTGTTGTTGCCCCAGGCGCTGCGGCAGATCTTGCCGACCTGGGTCAATTCCTCCACCGAGATCGTCAAGGCCTCGACCCTGCTGTCGGTGATCGGCGTCGCCGAACTGCTGCTCAGCACCCAGCAGATCATCGCCCGGACTTTCATGACCCTGGAGTTTTACCTGTTCGCCGGGTTTCTCTTTTTTATCATCAATTACGCCATCGAATTGTTCGGGCGGTACATTGAAAAGCGGGTGGCCTTGCCATGA